The Argentina anserina chromosome 3, drPotAnse1.1, whole genome shotgun sequence genome includes a region encoding these proteins:
- the LOC126786470 gene encoding transcription factor MYB102, which produces MGRAPCCDKNGLKKGPWTPEEDQKLVDYIQKHGYGNWRTLPKNAGLQRCGKSCRLRWTNYLRPDIKRGRFSFEEEETIVQLHSILGNKWSAIAARLPGRTDNEIKNYWNTHIRKRLLRMGIDPVTHSPRLDLLDFSSIFYNSSHQQNQVNFSRLLGMQQMGLNPELLRLATSLLSSHRERNSNFFIQNDQQPQLCSPQHDEIPVHLVQSTQLQEPFQENVPVCTTLDSSAIPFPHETQPALTDFSSQNCQISEWQSNGEVPSSFTESQYVQLPSLTYYDGSSDLQILSDVSPETSNMYSYNSSNQNFNFTSVLSTPSSSPTPLNSNSTTYFNGGTEDERESYCSNMLKFDIPDVLDDFNRV; this is translated from the exons ATGGGAAGAGCACCGTGTTGTGACAAAAACGGCCTGAAGAAAGGTCCTTGGACGCCGGAGGAGGACCAGAAGCTCGTTGATTACATTCAGAAACATGGTTATGGCAACTGGAGGACGCTTCCAAAGAATGCAG GACTGCAGAGATGTGGAAAGAGTTGCCGTCTCCGATGGACCAACTATTTAAGGCCTGATATCAAACGAGGAAGATTTTCTTTCGAAGAGGAGGAGACAATTGTTCAGCTGCATAGCATTTTGGGTAACAA GTGGTCTGCTATTGCTGCTCGTTTGCCTGGAAGAACTGATAATGAAATCAAGAACTACTGGAACACCCACATTAGGAAGAGGCTTCTCCGAATGGGAATCGATCCTGTTACTCACAGTCCTCGGCTTGATCTTCTTGACTTCTCATCCATCTTTTACAACTCTTctcatcaacaaaatcaaGTCAACTTTTCAAGGTTGCTTGGTATGCAACAAATGGGACTCAACCCAGAGCTACTACGGCTGGCCACTTCTCTCCTGTCATCTCatagagaaagaaactcaaacttcTTCATTCAAAATGATCAGCAGCCGCAGCTTTGCAGTCCCCAACATGATGAAATTCCAGTACATCTAGTCCAATCTACCCAGCTTCAAGAACCTTTTCAAGAAAACGTTCCAGTTTGCACCACATTGGACAGTAGTGCTATTCCATTTCCTCATGAAACACAACCAGCCCTCACTGATTTCAGTTCCCAAAATTGCCAAATAAGCGAATGGCAAAGTAATGGCGAGGTCCCTTCGAGTTTTACCGAAAGCCAATATGTTCAGTTACCAAGCTTGACATATTACGATGGGTCATCTGATCTTCAGATTCTTAGTGATGTTTCACCTGAGACTTCGAATATGTACTCCTACAACAGCAGCAACCAAAATTTCAACTTCACTTCAGTGCTTTCGACGCCTTCCTCAAGCCCAACGCCTttaaattcaaactcaacTACATACTTCAACGGCGGCACAGAGGATGAACGTGAGAGCTACTGTAGCAACATGTTGAAGTTTGACATCCCAGACGTGTTGGATGATTTCAATCGTgtgtaa
- the LOC126786462 gene encoding uncharacterized protein LOC126786462: MSRLLTLRSFRSVVNSVVTSQKQSYQETVKYGTVFRIGLQLPRHRYYREYTFPNRGEGRLSLYNATKSFYQSRYSRNFCRIPAAGSAMRHNAQIIWKRLSEKFHPNGGYRFSPIDRIARAFRVNRYGLLFPGIFAVSSGKIAWAQRTLGERDHYASPPPQRALYTRAEHGHAIVRSVVFSVFEGIILLLRAIYLAVLFSPSIIMAPFAESCGPQFRRLWLRVVLRTLEKAGPAFIKWGQWAATRPDLFPRDICAKLSELHTKAPEHSFAYTKKTIEKSFGRKLPEIFENFEEAPVASGSIAQVHRATLKYRYPGKQVKPVVVAVKVRHPGVGESIRRDFVIINLVAKMSKFVPALKWWRLDESVQQFSVFMMSQVDLAREAANLSRFTYNFRRWKDVSFPKPVYPLVHPAVLVETYEQGECVSHYVDDLQGHERIKSALAHIGTHALLKMLLVDNFIHADMHPGNILVRVAQNKPSQKRLFKSKPHVIFLDVGMTAELSRSDRVNLLEFFKAVACRDGRIAAECTLRLSKQQNCPNPKAFIEEVEESFTFWGTPEGDLVHPADCMQQLLEKVRRHRVNVDGNVCTVMVTTLVLEGWQRKLDPAYNVMHTLQTLLLKADWAKSLSYTIEGLMAP; this comes from the exons ATGTCAAG ATTATTGACATTGAGGAGTTTTAGGAGTGTTGTGAATTCTGTTGTTACAAGCCAGAAACAGAGCTACCAGGAAACAGTGAAGTATGGAACGGTTTTTAGAATCGGTCTGCAGCTTCCCCGACATAGGTATTACAGGGAGTATACCTTTCCTAATAGAGGAGAGGGCCGGCTCTCGTTGTACAATGCCACAAAGAGTTTTTATCAGAGTAGATATTCCAGGAATTTTTGTAGGATACCGGCGGCAGGGAGTGCCATGAGACACAATGCACAAATTATTTGGAAAAGGCTCTCCGAAAAGTTTCATCCGAATGGTGGTTACAGATTTTCGCCTATAGATAGGATTGCTCGAGCATTCAGAGTAAACCGCTATGGGTTGTTGTTTCCGGGTATTTTTGCAGTTTCAAGTGGGAAGATAGCATGGGCTCAGAGGACTTTGGGAGAGAGGGACCACTACGCATCACCGCCACCACAGAGGGCCTTGTACACCCGTGCGGAGCATGGACATGCTATAGTGAGATCAGTAGTGTTTTCAGTTTTTGAAGGTATAATATTGCTTCTCAGAGCAATCTATCTAGCTGTCTTGTTCTCACCTAGCATAATAATGGCTCCTTTTGCTGAGTCCTGTGGACCTCAGTTTAGGAGATTGTGGCTTCGTGTTGTTCTTCGTACTTTGGAAAAGGCAGGTCCTGCTTTCATTAAATGGGGTCAATGGGCAGCCACTCGCCCTGATCTCTTTCCCAGAGATATATGTGCCAAGCTTTCCGAGCTTCATACAAAAGCCCCTGAACATAGCTTTGCCTACACGAAGAAGACTATTGAAAAATCATTTGGCCGCAAGCTACCTGAAATTTTTGAAAACTTTGAGGAGGCACCAGTAGCTTCTGGAAGCATTGCTCAAGTGCATCGGGCTACTTTGAAATATCGGTATCCTGGTAAACAGGTGAAGCCTGTAGTAGTTGCAGTTAAGGTTAGACATCCTGGTGTTGGTGAATCAATTAGGAGagattttgtaataatcaatctaGTAGCAAAAATGTCAAAGTTCGTTCCTGCTTTAAAGTGGTGGAGATTGGATGAAAGTGTACAACAGTTTTCAGTTTTTATGATGTCTCAAGTTGACCTTGCAAGGGAAGCTGCTAATTTGAGCCGCTTTACTTATAATTTTCGTAGATGGAAGGATGTCTCTTTCCCAAAGCCTGTGTATCCACTAGTGCATCCTGCTGTTTTAGTGGAGACGTATGAGCAAGGGGAATGCGTCTCACATTATGTTGATGATCTGCAAGGGCATGAGCGGATTAAATCTGCACTTGCTCACATTGGAACACATGCACTTCTGAAAATGCTCCTG GTGGACAACTTTATACATGCAGACATGCATCCTGGGAACATACTTGTTCGGGTGGCTCAAAACAAGCCTTCTCAGAAACGACTGTTCAAATCAAAGCCTCATGTCATTTTCCTTGATGTAGGGATGACTGCTGAACTCTCTAGAAGTGACAGGGTGAATTTACTAGAATTTTTCAAGGCTGTCGCATGTCGTGATGGGCGCATTGCTGCTGAGTGCACACTAAGATTGTCTAAGCAACAGAATTGCCCAAATCCAAAGGCATTTATTGAG GAAGTGGAGGAGTCATTCACTTTCTGGGGTACTCCAGAAGGTGATCTGGTCCATCCTGCTGATTGCATGCAGCAGTTACTGGAAAAAGTTCGGCGGCATAGGGTCAATGTTGATGGAAACGTTTGTACTGTCATGGTGACAACATTGGTTCTTGAG GGATGGCAGAGGAAACTTGATCCGGCATACAATGTGATGCATACCTTGCAAACTCTGCTTCTCAAGGCTGACTGGGCAAAGTCACTTTCATATACAATTGAGGGGCTAATGGCTCCTTAA
- the LOC126786467 gene encoding putative PAP-specific phosphatase, mitochondrial, with product MILSHSSRQFSTVRFNLPTSSSPALLPTRIITFTPASLPRRLSHFNCTSALPFPAETAKHHRELQAAIDVVETAYKLCLEVQTALQSSSGGVPGKSDDTPVTVADFSVQALISLELGRRFPSIPLVAEEDSASVRANNLVEPVVKAVVDKASAGDEPLTAEHVLEAIDRGGPEAFTFGAEPATYWLLDPIDGTRGFVMGNKALFVVGLALVVDGEIVLGVMGCPCWQDSNKCISGVQEEKSIPSETGLLMVSHIGCGTWTRSLSAVLNGTPKTPYSWTRCFVDSCSIVPQARFCITESEPWEALPPAALYTSTADADSVGDGRVLVLKPCCGSLCKYLLVASGRGSVFIQRRKEKVIKAWDHAVGIICVLEAGGTATDWEGNQVDLAADEGGRRNIYPQGGFLVSNGKIHNQLLELISSTLTTVSG from the exons ATGATTCTCTCACACTCTTCCCGCCAATTCTCCACCGTCCGATTCAATCTCCCCACTTCCTCTTCCCCTGCGCTTCTCCCCACCCGAATCATCACCTTCACCCCCGCCTCTCTCCCCCGCCGCCTCTCCCATTTCAACTGCACATCCGCTCTTCCCTTCCCCGCCGAGACCGCCAAGCACCACAGAGAACTCCAAGCCGCCATCGACGTCGTCGAAACAGCTTACAAGCTCTGCCTCGAGGTCCAGACTGCGTTACAGTCTAGCTCCGGCGGCGTTCCCGGGAAGAGCGACGACACTCCTGTCACCGTCGCCGATTTCAGCGTCCAGGCTCTCATCAGTTTAG AGTTAGGGCGGCGATTTCCTTCGATTCCGTTGGTGGCGGAGGAGGATTCGGCGTCGGTGCGGGCGAATAATCTGGTGGAGCCGGTGGTGAAAGCGGTGGTTGATAAGGCCAGCGCCGGGGACGAGCCGTTGACGGCGGAGCATGTGTTGGAGGCGATTGATAGAGGTGGACCGGAGGCTTTTACTTTCGGAGCTGAACCGGCGACGTATTGG TTACTGGATCCAATTGATGGCACCAGAGGATTTGTGATGGGAAATAAGGCATTATTTGTG GTAGGTTTGGCTCTTGTAGTTGACGGGGAAATTGTATTAGGTGTCATGGGATGCCCATGCTGGCAGGACTCAAACAAATGTATATCTGGAGTCCAGGAAGAGAAGAGCATTCCATCTGAAACAGGGCTTCTTATGGTCTCTCATATTGGCTGTGGCACGTGGACAAGAAGTTTATCAGCTGTGCTTAATGGCACACCCAAGACTCCTTACTCTTGGACCCGCTGCTTTGTTGATAGCTGCTCTATAGTGCCTCAGGCACGGTTTTGTATCACAGAGAGTGAACCATGGGAGGCATTGCCGCCGGCAGCTTTGTATACCTCAACAGCTGATGCTGATAGTGTTGGTGACGGCCGAGTACTAGTTTTGAAACCTTGTTGTGGAAG TTTATGCAAGTATTTATTGGTAGCTTCAGGTAGGGGTTCTGTTTTCATTCAGCGACGGAAAGAAAAAGTTATTAAG GCTTGGGATCACGCTGTCGGTATCATATGCGTACTTGAAGCAGGAGGAACG GCAACTGACTGGGAAGGAAATCAAGTTGATCTTGCAGCAGATGAAGGCGGACGGAGGAACATATACCCTCAAGGTGGTTTCCTTGTGAGCAATGGCAAGATACATAACCAGCTTCTGGAACTGATATCTTCCACTTTAACAACAGTTTCAGGCTAA